From the genome of Nakamurella flavida, one region includes:
- the ssuE gene encoding NADPH-dependent FMN reductase produces the protein MTDTGPTTGLTVLSISASPSASSSTHALLTHVNRRITGAGHRVHTLQLRDLPAQALVHADLADPRIVEALAAVAAADALVVATPVYQGSYSGLLKIFLDLLPQRALRGKAVLPLATGGSPAHVLAVDYALRPLLSALGAAHVGQGWFVPSGHVRSYPDGGLLLDPASAGPVAQVTDEFLAHLAGRADGPEPVVAPRAPVRVDPRAGAADLEVLRVTADDPRARPLLTDLVVEYGTRYGRPSANTQLTEVPISDFVPPHGTFLLLQENGEIVAGGALRRYDERTAEVKRVWTAARHRRRGLAVRVMAELEVAAASLGYDRVHLTTGPRQPEARALYLATGYTPRFDVDADPESIGPLAFGKELVPGAGLPEWRQLSWAEIEAAHRRHADPAREPVGATR, from the coding sequence ATGACCGACACCGGCCCGACCACCGGCCTGACCGTGCTGAGCATCTCGGCCAGCCCGTCGGCCAGCTCGAGCACCCATGCCCTGCTGACCCACGTGAACCGGCGGATCACCGGCGCCGGGCACCGGGTGCACACGCTGCAGCTGCGCGACCTGCCGGCCCAGGCCCTGGTGCACGCCGACCTCGCCGACCCCCGGATCGTCGAGGCACTCGCCGCGGTGGCCGCCGCCGACGCGCTCGTCGTGGCCACCCCCGTCTACCAGGGGTCGTACTCCGGTCTGCTGAAGATCTTCCTGGACCTGTTGCCGCAGCGGGCGCTGCGCGGCAAGGCCGTCCTCCCGCTGGCCACCGGCGGTTCCCCGGCCCACGTGCTGGCCGTGGACTACGCCCTGCGTCCGTTGCTGTCCGCGCTGGGCGCCGCCCACGTCGGTCAGGGCTGGTTCGTCCCGTCGGGACACGTCCGCAGCTACCCCGACGGCGGTCTGCTGCTCGACCCGGCCTCGGCGGGCCCGGTCGCCCAGGTCACCGACGAGTTCCTGGCCCATCTCGCCGGTCGGGCCGACGGCCCGGAGCCGGTGGTCGCCCCGCGGGCGCCGGTCCGGGTGGACCCGCGGGCCGGTGCGGCCGACCTCGAGGTGCTGCGGGTGACCGCGGATGATCCGCGCGCCCGCCCGCTGCTCACCGACCTGGTCGTCGAGTACGGCACGCGGTACGGGCGTCCGTCGGCGAACACCCAGTTGACCGAGGTGCCGATCAGCGACTTCGTCCCGCCGCACGGCACGTTCCTGCTGCTGCAGGAGAACGGCGAGATCGTCGCGGGTGGCGCCCTGCGTCGGTACGACGAGCGCACCGCGGAGGTCAAACGGGTGTGGACCGCGGCCCGGCACCGCCGCCGCGGACTCGCCGTGCGGGTGATGGCCGAGCTCGAGGTCGCCGCCGCGTCGCTGGGTTACGACCGCGTCCACCTGACCACCGGCCCGCGGCAGCCCGAGGCCCGGGCGCTGTACCTGGCGACGGGGTACACCCCCCGGTTCGACGTGGACGCCGACCCGGAGTCCATCGGCCCACTGGCGTTCGGGAAGGAACTGGTGCCCGGGGCCGGTCTGCCCGAGTGGCGTCAGCTCAGCTGGGCGGAGATCGAGGCGGCCCACCGGCGGCACGCCGACCCGGCCCGCGAGCCGGTGGGCGCCACTCGATGA
- a CDS encoding FAD/NAD(P)-binding protein, whose translation MTATDSPTVVFVGGGPRTVSLLDRLGANAPELLGDRPVDVHVVDPYPVGGGRIWRADQSPLLWMNSRTRDVTMFTDDSVRCRGPITPGPSLDGWLRGPGRAVLAAAGLPDAADSYGPDDFAPRKVQAQYLAWVWERAVAALPAGVRLTTHAARAVSLVDLPDGRQRLHLSDGDVLDADVVVLAQGYLDRTLTADERSLADAAVEHGLTYVPPGYTADLDLSGLRAGQDVIVRGFGLAFIDLMVLTMEQRGGRFVERDGVLSYRPSGAEPVLHVGSRRGVPYHAKLGYAVNTGGPVAPRYFTPGALADLAGPAGTLDFREQVWPLIVRELTDAHYRRLFAAHPERTRGSFADLEPIIATMGPDAAELAAVVETAVPDPVDRFVVPALDRPLAGHSFTGPDTLTDALVGHITEDLRRSADPAHSADGAVFDALLTVYGVLLGAVAAGRISPVDRVRYTEGQFHGFFSFVASGPPPRRLAELLAVHRAGLVRFLGPDLQVSVDAAGDRDDPAFVATSPAVPGLRLRAAAMIDARLPRPDVREATDPLIRGLLADGELAAEDLRDADGRSLGGGQLRADVRARAVRADRTLHERRFLLGPSVSGSAGAAGFARPNFNAPGFRQNDQVARDILGLLTATGIDRSAPSLAASAAHA comes from the coding sequence ATGACGGCGACCGACAGCCCCACGGTGGTCTTCGTCGGCGGCGGACCCCGCACGGTCTCCCTGCTCGACCGGCTGGGTGCCAACGCCCCCGAGCTGCTGGGTGACCGTCCGGTCGACGTGCACGTGGTCGACCCCTATCCGGTCGGCGGCGGCCGCATCTGGCGGGCCGACCAGTCGCCGCTGCTGTGGATGAACTCCCGCACCCGCGACGTCACCATGTTCACCGACGACTCGGTGCGCTGCCGCGGGCCGATCACCCCCGGGCCGTCCCTGGACGGCTGGCTGCGCGGCCCCGGCCGTGCGGTGCTCGCCGCCGCCGGCCTTCCCGACGCGGCGGACAGCTACGGACCCGACGACTTCGCCCCCCGCAAGGTGCAGGCGCAGTACCTGGCGTGGGTGTGGGAGCGGGCGGTGGCCGCGTTGCCGGCCGGCGTCCGCCTGACCACCCACGCCGCGCGGGCGGTCTCCCTGGTCGACCTGCCCGACGGCCGGCAGCGGCTGCACCTGTCCGACGGCGATGTGCTCGACGCCGATGTCGTCGTGCTCGCCCAGGGCTACCTGGACCGCACGCTGACCGCGGACGAGCGGTCCCTGGCCGATGCCGCGGTCGAGCACGGGCTGACCTACGTGCCGCCCGGATACACCGCCGACCTCGACCTGAGCGGCCTGCGCGCCGGCCAGGACGTGATCGTCCGCGGGTTCGGGCTGGCCTTCATCGACCTGATGGTGCTGACCATGGAGCAGCGCGGCGGACGGTTCGTCGAGCGGGACGGTGTGCTGAGCTACCGGCCGAGCGGCGCGGAACCGGTGCTGCACGTGGGTTCCCGTCGCGGTGTGCCCTACCACGCCAAGCTCGGCTACGCGGTGAACACGGGCGGCCCGGTGGCCCCCCGGTACTTCACCCCCGGCGCCCTGGCCGACCTGGCCGGACCGGCCGGCACCCTGGACTTCCGGGAGCAGGTCTGGCCGCTGATCGTCCGCGAGCTCACCGACGCCCACTATCGACGGCTGTTCGCCGCCCACCCCGAGCGCACCCGCGGCTCGTTCGCCGATCTCGAACCGATCATCGCGACGATGGGACCGGACGCCGCCGAGCTGGCCGCGGTCGTCGAGACCGCCGTTCCCGACCCGGTCGACCGGTTCGTCGTCCCGGCGCTGGACCGCCCGCTGGCCGGGCACTCGTTCACCGGCCCGGACACGTTGACCGATGCCCTGGTCGGGCACATCACCGAGGACCTGCGCCGCAGCGCCGATCCGGCGCACTCCGCCGACGGGGCCGTCTTCGACGCGCTGCTCACCGTGTACGGGGTGCTGCTGGGCGCGGTCGCCGCCGGGCGGATCAGCCCGGTCGACCGGGTCCGGTACACCGAGGGGCAGTTCCACGGGTTCTTCTCGTTCGTGGCCAGCGGTCCGCCGCCGCGGCGGCTCGCCGAACTGCTGGCCGTCCATCGTGCCGGTCTGGTGCGCTTCCTCGGGCCGGATCTGCAGGTGTCGGTCGATGCCGCCGGGGACCGGGACGACCCCGCGTTCGTGGCCACCTCGCCGGCCGTCCCCGGTCTGCGCCTGCGGGCCGCCGCGATGATCGACGCCCGGCTGCCCCGTCCCGACGTGCGGGAGGCCACCGACCCGTTGATCCGCGGTCTGCTGGCCGACGGGGAACTGGCCGCCGAGGACCTCCGGGACGCCGACGGCCGATCGCTCGGCGGCGGCCAGCTCCGGGCCGACGTCCGGGCCCGGGCGGTCCGCGCGGACCGCACCCTGCACGAGCGCCGCTTCCTGCTGGGGCCCTCGGTGTCCGGGTCGGCCGGCGCCGCCGGCTTCGCGCGCCCGAACTTCAACGCCCCCGGCTTCCGCCAGAACGACCAGGTCGCCCGGGACATCCTGGGCCTGCTGACCGCCACCGGTATCGACCGGTCCGCACCGTCCCTCGCGGCCTCCGCCGCCCACGCCTGA
- a CDS encoding LLM class flavin-dependent oxidoreductase, whose translation MPVEFLGIAGTNAASEVTPRPGGSLDLDYTRRLARAHEDNGWDRILFAYHSGSPDPAQVAAYIAGQTERINLVLAQRPNVSAPTYAAKTFATLDHVSAGRFEVHVITGGSTADQAAEGDFLDKDSRYARTREYLQIIKQAWTSHERFDYDGEHYQLKDFVADIFPVQQPRPRISFGGSSPAAYAVGAAESDIFALWGEPLAGTREQIATIDAAAAAAGKERPILQVAFRPIIAPTEELAWAKAERVLTRIEAVKASAATSGVPARLRPAVPENTGSQRLLAAAAAGERHDRALWTAPTGATGGGGNSTALVGTPETVAAALLDYYGLGVRILSARGYDILDDAIDFGRYVIPLVRDEVASRDRELLDAREPAHV comes from the coding sequence ATGCCCGTGGAATTCCTCGGAATCGCCGGTACCAACGCCGCCAGTGAGGTGACGCCGCGCCCCGGCGGCAGCCTGGACCTGGACTACACCCGTCGCCTGGCCCGGGCGCACGAGGACAACGGCTGGGACCGCATCCTGTTCGCCTACCACTCGGGATCACCGGACCCGGCGCAGGTCGCCGCGTACATCGCCGGGCAGACCGAACGGATCAACCTGGTCCTCGCCCAGCGCCCGAACGTCTCGGCCCCGACGTACGCGGCGAAGACGTTCGCGACCCTGGACCACGTCTCGGCCGGCCGCTTCGAGGTGCACGTGATCACCGGCGGGTCGACCGCCGACCAGGCCGCCGAGGGCGACTTCCTGGACAAGGACAGCCGGTACGCCCGGACCCGTGAGTACCTGCAGATCATCAAGCAGGCCTGGACCTCGCACGAACGGTTCGACTACGACGGCGAGCACTACCAGCTGAAGGATTTCGTGGCCGATATCTTTCCGGTGCAGCAGCCGCGCCCGCGGATCTCGTTCGGCGGGTCCTCCCCGGCCGCGTACGCGGTGGGGGCCGCCGAGTCCGACATCTTCGCGCTGTGGGGGGAGCCCCTGGCCGGCACCCGCGAGCAGATCGCCACCATCGACGCCGCGGCCGCCGCCGCCGGGAAGGAGCGGCCGATCCTGCAGGTCGCGTTCCGGCCGATCATCGCCCCCACCGAGGAGTTGGCCTGGGCCAAGGCGGAACGGGTGCTGACCCGCATCGAGGCGGTCAAGGCCTCGGCGGCGACCAGCGGCGTCCCGGCCCGGCTGCGTCCCGCCGTCCCCGAGAACACCGGCTCGCAGCGGCTTCTCGCCGCGGCCGCGGCCGGAGAGCGGCATGACCGCGCACTGTGGACCGCCCCCACCGGGGCGACCGGCGGCGGCGGGAACTCCACCGCCCTGGTCGGCACTCCGGAGACGGTGGCCGCCGCCCTGCTCGACTACTACGGTCTGGGGGTGCGGATCCTGTCCGCCCGCGGGTACGACATCCTCGACGACGCGATCGATTTCGGCCGCTACGTGATCCCGCTCGTGCGTGACGAGGTGGCCAGTCGCGACCGCGAGCTGCTGGACGCCCGCGAGCCCGCGCACGTCTGA
- a CDS encoding DUF1684 domain-containing protein, whose translation MTAVTPAPTRTTDLQSAWDAWHRGREEALAVPHGWLSLTGFHWLPETAGELDGLPGVWRADAAGAELTGGDGLVVAADGRPVEGTLTAQLAEDGSLMWVRDGERVVELVLRGGRYAVRVRDPKAPTLQGFRGIPAFPVDPAWVLTGTYAAYPAPVPTEVDTARAGLRQRVPAVGEVTVEIAGTSHTLVATGSAGSPSIAFHDATNGDTTAPWRVVPVVPAPGGRAGEVVLDFNRAVNQPFSFSPFGTCPAPIAGNTLPVAVTAGERTPAAVA comes from the coding sequence GTGACCGCTGTGACTCCGGCACCGACCCGCACGACCGATCTGCAGTCCGCCTGGGACGCCTGGCACCGGGGGCGGGAGGAGGCCCTGGCCGTCCCGCACGGCTGGCTGTCGCTCACCGGGTTCCACTGGCTGCCGGAGACGGCGGGGGAGCTGGACGGCCTGCCCGGCGTCTGGCGCGCCGACGCCGCCGGTGCCGAACTGACCGGCGGTGACGGCCTCGTGGTCGCGGCCGACGGCCGGCCGGTGGAGGGCACGCTCACCGCCCAGCTCGCCGAGGACGGCTCGCTGATGTGGGTGCGGGACGGCGAGCGGGTCGTCGAGCTCGTCCTGCGCGGCGGCCGGTACGCCGTCCGGGTCCGGGATCCGAAAGCACCGACGCTGCAGGGTTTCCGGGGAATCCCGGCCTTCCCGGTGGATCCGGCCTGGGTGCTGACCGGCACGTACGCCGCCTATCCGGCGCCGGTGCCCACCGAGGTCGACACCGCGCGAGCCGGTCTGCGGCAGCGGGTGCCCGCGGTGGGCGAGGTGACGGTCGAGATCGCCGGCACGTCCCACACGCTGGTCGCCACCGGCTCGGCGGGATCGCCGTCGATCGCCTTCCACGACGCGACCAACGGGGACACCACCGCCCCGTGGCGGGTCGTCCCGGTCGTGCCGGCACCCGGCGGCCGCGCCGGCGAGGTGGTGCTGGACTTCAACCGCGCGGTGAACCAGCCGTTCTCGTTCAGTCCGTTCGGCACCTGCCCGGCCCCGATCGCCGGCAACACCCTGCCCGTCGCCGTGACCGCCGGCGAACGGACCCCGGCGGCCGTGGCATGA
- a CDS encoding NADPH-dependent FMN reductase, with product MSEPRIVAVVGNPKVGSRTLGAATALADQLAAVLDVPPGDVEVVDLATLAPGLLAPWSLSPEAAQASAHARAAELLIMATPTYKASFTGLLKLFLDTLPADALSGTVVVPLTTSAGPAHRHLADLQLRPVLAELGAVVPTPSVLVAESEIDAVGELVATWVERHRSVVSATMAALR from the coding sequence ATGAGCGAGCCCCGGATCGTCGCCGTGGTCGGTAATCCCAAGGTCGGGTCGCGGACCCTCGGCGCCGCCACTGCGCTCGCTGACCAGCTCGCCGCCGTCCTCGACGTCCCGCCGGGGGACGTCGAGGTGGTGGACCTGGCCACCCTGGCCCCGGGTCTCCTGGCGCCCTGGTCGCTGTCGCCGGAGGCCGCGCAGGCGTCCGCGCACGCCCGGGCGGCGGAGCTGCTGATCATGGCCACCCCCACCTACAAGGCCTCGTTCACCGGCCTGCTCAAGCTGTTCCTCGACACCCTGCCCGCGGACGCGCTGAGCGGCACCGTCGTCGTCCCGCTGACCACCTCGGCCGGGCCGGCGCACCGGCACCTGGCCGATCTGCAGCTCCGGCCCGTGCTGGCCGAGCTGGGTGCCGTCGTCCCCACGCCGTCGGTGCTCGTCGCGGAGTCGGAGATCGACGCGGTCGGCGAGCTCGTCGCGACCTGGGTCGAGCGTCACCGCTCCGTGGTGTCGGCGACGATGGCCGCCCTGCGCTGA
- a CDS encoding DUF11 domain-containing protein — MPRRPVSGTLACLLVVLIVGGGSGLLIGPPVAAAAAAPPAAAAAAAAAPDVDLRVTVAGPASGVPGGAFTYRVVASNNSLPSADGAVITIALPEGATEVATSCAAAGGAVCPDTVDQDGGSASATVPTLPHLGEITVTVTGRFPATPVSSVTLSATVVPPAGLVDTDPASDSSSVSTALLTGADLSVDLTQASGEFSPGEPLRLTLGAVNDGPEAADGALLALFSYGEIPGSGGTPLTARTHIVSCTATGGAVCPDLADRESISAAVMAPIPTFPAGSRIVVVLTVEPQLDGLCTPPVSWSSAARITGPPGATDPDTDQRFLTATGFPPACAPADLSVTQVQAAGTFAPGEPFELTVTARNDGPEAADGALLSISGFGTSTRDIPAQQAAAVTIRSCTASGGAVCPELADTEFSALAVQTAVPSFPAGGSVVIVLTVDPVPSSGCGTITWHTTSRIAPPAGRSDPKPGDNERSTDAVGPDVPCPVADLTVSQSQASDSFAPGEPLRITLTVGNDGPEAADGAFLSVFSSGTTSDGTGRVLTGAVRFLSCTAAGGAVCPVTTDRAGSNPALQTALPTFPAGGRVVITMTVDPTTTGTCSRSIAWTTSAQVSAPDGVVDPAAGNGSTVGASGSAPCVDVSVNSALGRVAVRAGDPVRSTVVVAASGTGPARSVRFTDVLPVGFVYSGGSCVPATAVSTCGPLTWNPVTREVSSTIPVIGAADSVTFTLTGTAGPVPGTFATRASAVSGTGADAYVDINPGSDVSTVNLQISNTASRIGVTPVLTGLPAGGVSTDLPLSGEIICGTQGAVSWSATVPAGASTAGSAPVLFYDGEDCTVSVDAFQPPAGYVLVGPPQVATDGLRPLGPDSDVRILVTVAFAADESSTTPDPSTPDTSTPVTSTPGTTTPGTTTPAPSTTAPGPVFDPAGTNPADVVPWFTDRSGRGVPDSTASGRPYIAGAPLASTGVPVLSGVAAGAGLLLIGALLLVGVPLLRGRHRPRPGQRRAAIVADTTER; from the coding sequence ATGCCCCGTCGCCCTGTGTCCGGAACCCTCGCGTGCCTGCTGGTGGTGCTCATCGTCGGCGGCGGTAGCGGCCTCCTGATCGGTCCACCCGTGGCGGCGGCGGCGGCTGCTCCCCCGGCTGCGGCCGCGGCCGCGGCCGCCGCGCCCGACGTGGATCTCCGGGTCACCGTGGCCGGACCGGCCTCCGGGGTGCCGGGCGGCGCCTTCACCTACCGGGTGGTGGCGAGCAACAACAGCCTGCCGTCCGCCGACGGGGCCGTGATTACCATCGCCCTCCCCGAGGGGGCGACGGAGGTGGCGACATCCTGCGCCGCCGCCGGCGGAGCGGTGTGCCCGGACACGGTGGACCAGGACGGCGGGAGCGCCTCGGCGACCGTCCCGACGCTGCCCCACCTCGGCGAGATCACCGTGACCGTCACCGGCCGATTCCCGGCCACCCCGGTCAGCTCGGTCACCCTGTCCGCCACCGTCGTCCCCCCGGCCGGGCTGGTCGACACCGACCCCGCCTCGGACTCCAGCTCGGTGAGCACGGCCCTGCTCACCGGGGCCGACCTCTCGGTGGACCTGACCCAGGCCTCCGGCGAGTTCTCCCCCGGCGAGCCGCTGCGCCTCACGCTCGGTGCCGTCAACGACGGACCAGAAGCAGCCGACGGCGCCCTGCTGGCGCTCTTCAGCTACGGCGAGATCCCCGGTTCAGGCGGGACCCCACTGACCGCTCGGACCCACATCGTCTCCTGCACGGCCACCGGTGGTGCCGTCTGCCCCGATCTGGCGGATCGCGAGTCGATCAGCGCCGCCGTGATGGCGCCGATCCCCACGTTCCCCGCCGGGTCCCGCATCGTCGTCGTGCTCACCGTCGAGCCCCAGCTCGACGGACTGTGCACCCCACCGGTCTCGTGGAGCAGCGCCGCCCGCATCACCGGGCCACCCGGAGCGACCGATCCCGACACCGACCAGCGGTTCCTGACCGCCACCGGGTTCCCTCCCGCCTGCGCGCCCGCCGACCTGAGCGTGACGCAGGTCCAGGCGGCCGGCACCTTCGCTCCAGGAGAGCCTTTCGAGCTGACCGTCACCGCCAGGAACGACGGGCCGGAGGCAGCTGACGGCGCCCTGCTGAGCATCAGCGGATTCGGGACCTCCACCCGCGACATCCCGGCGCAACAGGCCGCGGCCGTCACCATCCGGTCCTGCACCGCATCCGGGGGCGCGGTCTGTCCGGAACTGGCCGACACCGAGTTCTCCGCACTGGCCGTCCAGACCGCCGTACCGTCGTTCCCCGCCGGCGGCAGTGTCGTGATCGTCCTGACCGTCGACCCCGTCCCGTCGTCCGGCTGCGGAACAATCACCTGGCACACCACCAGCCGCATCGCACCCCCGGCCGGGCGCAGTGATCCGAAGCCCGGCGACAACGAGAGGTCCACCGACGCCGTCGGCCCGGACGTTCCCTGCCCGGTCGCCGATCTGACCGTCAGCCAGAGTCAGGCCTCGGACTCCTTCGCCCCCGGTGAACCTCTGCGGATCACCCTGACGGTCGGCAACGACGGACCCGAGGCCGCTGACGGGGCCTTCCTGTCGGTCTTCTCCTCCGGCACCACCTCCGACGGGACGGGCCGCGTCCTCACCGGGGCGGTGCGCTTCCTGTCGTGCACGGCCGCCGGCGGCGCCGTCTGCCCGGTCACCACGGACCGCGCCGGCAGCAACCCGGCCCTGCAGACTGCACTTCCCACCTTTCCGGCCGGCGGTCGGGTGGTCATCACGATGACCGTCGACCCCACGACCACCGGTACCTGCAGCCGGAGCATCGCGTGGACGACCTCGGCCCAGGTGTCCGCACCGGACGGGGTCGTCGACCCCGCCGCCGGTAACGGCTCCACGGTCGGCGCCAGCGGATCCGCACCCTGCGTGGACGTCTCGGTGAACTCCGCACTTGGCCGCGTCGCGGTCCGGGCCGGTGACCCCGTCCGCTCCACCGTGGTGGTCGCGGCCTCCGGCACCGGGCCGGCCCGGTCCGTCCGCTTCACCGACGTCCTCCCCGTGGGCTTCGTGTACTCCGGCGGCTCCTGCGTCCCGGCCACCGCGGTGTCGACCTGCGGACCGCTGACCTGGAACCCGGTCACCCGGGAGGTGTCCTCGACCATCCCCGTCATCGGGGCGGCGGACTCGGTGACCTTCACCCTGACCGGCACCGCCGGACCGGTACCCGGCACGTTCGCCACCCGGGCCTCGGCCGTGTCGGGCACCGGGGCCGACGCCTACGTCGACATCAACCCCGGATCCGACGTCAGCACGGTCAACCTGCAGATCTCCAACACCGCGTCGCGCATCGGCGTCACCCCCGTGCTGACCGGCCTGCCTGCCGGTGGTGTCTCGACCGACCTGCCCCTGTCCGGTGAGATCATCTGTGGCACACAAGGTGCCGTGTCCTGGTCGGCCACCGTTCCGGCCGGGGCGTCGACCGCGGGCTCAGCTCCGGTGCTCTTCTACGACGGCGAGGACTGCACGGTCTCGGTCGACGCGTTCCAGCCGCCGGCCGGATACGTCCTCGTCGGGCCGCCCCAGGTCGCCACCGACGGCCTGCGCCCGCTGGGACCGGACAGCGACGTCCGCATCCTGGTCACCGTCGCCTTCGCTGCCGATGAATCGAGCACCACACCGGACCCGAGCACGCCGGACACGAGCACACCGGTCACCAGCACGCCCGGCACCACCACACCCGGCACCACGACACCCGCCCCGTCCACCACGGCACCGGGCCCGGTCTTCGACCCGGCCGGGACGAATCCGGCGGACGTCGTGCCGTGGTTCACCGATCGGTCCGGTCGGGGAGTTCCCGACTCGACGGCGTCCGGGCGGCCGTACATCGCGGGCGCGCCGCTGGCGTCCACGGGGGTGCCGGTGCTCTCCGGGGTCGCGGCAGGTGCGGGCCTGCTGCTGATCGGCGCGCTGCTGCTGGTGGGTGTGCCGCTGCTGCGGGGTCGACATCGCCCCCGGCCCGGTCAGCGCAGGGCGGCCATCGTCGCCGACACCACGGAGCGGTGA
- a CDS encoding UbiA family prenyltransferase, whose product MQPISPFPTLVSVPPVPLRTVGVGRGARVAATAWTLFLEARPAVQLVFLQRILVTSGFLVVPHPDAGRLLLGWPMLAVAVYVFNGVCDQDEDRVNGSGRPLAQGRIGIRVAGISCAATGLGGLLLCGWSGPGPLLLAVASLALGWAYSAGPRWKDGAVSSALSVGAGALLTYAAGWLVYGGPHPVLMLGALLAVWVTCCCPTKDLSDREGDALAGRRTLPVLLGPVRTGWVLGVVALVAGGLVAAAVLVLAPVFLPVAVVVVVGSVLVAVALPAASRATDRVGRRRPYLMFLSCQLAINVAAVAVMV is encoded by the coding sequence ATGCAACCGATCTCGCCCTTCCCGACACTGGTCTCCGTTCCACCCGTCCCGCTGCGGACGGTCGGTGTCGGGCGGGGTGCGCGGGTGGCCGCGACGGCGTGGACGTTGTTCCTCGAGGCGCGGCCGGCCGTCCAGTTGGTGTTCCTGCAACGCATCCTGGTCACCAGCGGGTTCCTCGTCGTGCCGCATCCGGACGCGGGACGCCTCCTCCTGGGCTGGCCGATGCTCGCCGTCGCCGTGTATGTGTTCAACGGGGTGTGCGATCAGGACGAGGATCGCGTCAACGGGTCGGGCCGCCCCCTCGCGCAGGGCCGGATCGGCATCCGCGTGGCCGGGATCAGTTGTGCTGCGACGGGTCTCGGCGGCCTGCTGCTCTGCGGCTGGTCCGGACCAGGTCCGCTTCTCCTGGCGGTGGCGTCCCTGGCGCTCGGCTGGGCGTACTCGGCCGGCCCACGGTGGAAGGACGGTGCCGTGAGCTCGGCGCTGTCCGTGGGCGCCGGTGCCCTGCTGACCTACGCCGCCGGTTGGCTGGTCTACGGCGGGCCGCATCCCGTGCTGATGCTCGGCGCTCTGCTGGCGGTGTGGGTGACGTGCTGCTGTCCCACGAAGGACCTGTCCGACCGGGAGGGCGATGCCCTGGCCGGCCGCCGCACCCTGCCGGTCCTCCTCGGTCCGGTGCGCACCGGGTGGGTGCTGGGTGTCGTCGCCCTCGTCGCCGGCGGCCTCGTCGCCGCGGCGGTGCTGGTCCTCGCACCGGTGTTCCTGCCGGTCGCCGTGGTGGTGGTCGTCGGGTCGGTGCTGGTGGCGGTGGCTCTGCCCGCGGCGTCCCGGGCGACCGATCGGGTCGGGCGTCGCCGTCCGTACCTGATGTTTTTGTCCTGCCAGCTGGCGATCAACGTCGCCGCGGTCGCCGTCATGGTCTGA
- a CDS encoding sensor histidine kinase — protein MVLAEYFRLLALSGNPLIDDPRARPQLAAQLYSVVDAVLGAPTTVAAPPAGAPRPDVLSETIGRTRATAGLNPSDSLKAAGLIFQAALPTVAEHHPDGVAAAALALNRVIMQRMAVAAFGYGQRLLTQAHDSSQEERRRISRQLHDVAAPTVAVALQSLELHGIYAQDDPERAGGKLDAARAAMETVGTLVRELSAELRHHVDDGGLVAAVQAALDAVPSAVRTSLQTAGPVDALPAAFAEETFLVVREAVRNAVTHAAPTAVTVELTAADGLLTVTVTDDGAGFDVEAVRAGERHVGMDSMGERAQLLSATLDVHSEPGIGTRVVLRVPSGAQGR, from the coding sequence GTGGTGCTCGCGGAGTACTTCCGGCTGCTGGCGCTCTCCGGGAACCCGCTGATCGACGACCCACGAGCCCGCCCCCAGTTGGCTGCGCAGCTCTACAGCGTGGTGGACGCCGTGCTGGGCGCACCGACGACCGTCGCCGCGCCGCCTGCGGGTGCCCCTCGTCCCGATGTGCTGAGCGAGACCATCGGCCGGACCAGGGCCACCGCAGGTCTGAACCCCAGTGACTCCCTGAAGGCGGCGGGGCTGATCTTCCAGGCGGCACTGCCGACCGTCGCCGAGCACCATCCCGACGGCGTCGCGGCCGCGGCGCTGGCCCTGAACCGGGTCATCATGCAGCGGATGGCGGTGGCGGCCTTCGGCTACGGGCAGCGTCTGCTCACCCAGGCGCACGACTCGAGCCAGGAGGAGCGGCGGCGCATCTCGCGCCAGCTGCACGACGTGGCGGCGCCGACGGTCGCCGTCGCCCTGCAGAGCCTGGAACTGCACGGCATTTACGCGCAGGACGACCCCGAGCGGGCGGGCGGGAAGCTGGACGCGGCCCGCGCGGCGATGGAGACGGTGGGCACCCTGGTGCGCGAGCTGTCGGCCGAGCTGCGCCACCATGTGGACGACGGCGGTCTGGTCGCCGCGGTGCAGGCCGCCCTGGACGCCGTCCCGTCAGCGGTCCGGACGTCCCTGCAGACCGCGGGACCGGTGGACGCCCTGCCCGCGGCGTTCGCCGAGGAGACGTTCCTGGTCGTCCGGGAAGCCGTCCGCAACGCGGTCACCCACGCCGCCCCGACAGCGGTGACGGTCGAGTTGACCGCAGCGGACGGGCTGCTGACCGTGACCGTCACCGACGATGGGGCCGGGTTCGACGTCGAGGCGGTCCGGGCCGGGGAGCGTCACGTGGGCATGGACTCGATGGGGGAACGGGCCCAGCTGCTCAGCGCCACCCTCGACGTGCACAGTGAGCCGGGCATCGGGACCCGGGTGGTGCTGCGGGTGCCGTCCGGGGCCCAGGGTCGATGA